AGAGCCTGGAGTTGCTGCGCACCGGCCACTGGCCCGACTGAGCTGCGCGATCGGGCGGTTCAGTCGGGCCAGTGGCCGGGCGGCTCAGCGGGAGCCGGCCGGGCGGCTCAGCGGGAGCTGACCGGTCGCTTCTCCCTGCCGTCCGGGTAGCGGGCGAAGCGGGTCTCGTCGTGAGCGTGGACGGGATCGTTCCGGTCCAGGTGCCAGGTGCCGAACACCCCGGCCCGGTACTCCTCCATGGCGGTCACGATGTCCTCGCGGGTGTTGCCGACGAACGGACCCTGCTGGACCACGGGTGCGCCGATCGGACGGGCCTGGAGCACGAGGAACGCCGCGCCGTCCGTGCCCGCGGTCACCGTGACGGCCTCGGGGGCGAGCACGGCGGCGTCGTAGCCGAGCCGCTGCGCTGCGACGGTCAACTCGCCGCCGTAGTTGTACAGGACCCGGGTGGCGGACGGATCGAACGCGGGGAGTTCGGTGCTGACGCCGGGGTCGAGGGTGACGATCCAGATGGCGAGGTGGTTCTCCGGGCGCGCGGCCCAGGAGTGCGGTGGCGGGTCGAGCGCGCGCACGCCGTCGATCTCTCCGGCGATCACCCGGAACCGCGCGGCGGCCCCCTCCTCGCCGCGGGCGATAACGGGCGTGTCCTCGGACCAGAACATGTCGAAGTATGGCTCTGCCGCCTTGTCCTCGGGCGCGAGGTTGAGCCAGATCTGGAACAGCTCCATGGTGTTGGGACCGTCGGGATTCAGCAGCGGGAACATCTCGGAGTGCGAGATGCCCGCACCTGCGGTGAGCCACTGCGTGTCACCGTGTCCGAAGCGGGCGGCGGCGCCCAGCGAGTCGGAGTGGTCGACCACGCCGTCGAGGACCACCGTCACGGTCTCGAAGCCGCGGTGCGGGTGCTGGGGGAAACCGGGGACGTCTGAGCCGTGGTACATGGACCAGCCGTCCTTGCCGGAGAAGTCCCCTCCGATGGACCTGCCCTCGAGCGAGGCCGCGGGGCGCATGGTCCGGCCCTCGGCTGCGGGGAACTCGTCGCGATGGTGGACAGCGAAGAGGAACGGGTCGACGCCCGGCCACTGCGCGCCCAGCGGGACGACCTGACGGATGGCGGACATGGGCTTCTCCTATGACGAGACGATTATTGCTGTCGCGTCATACAACTTCGGGTCGCCGTGGTTTGTTCCCACACCCGGCAGTGGCCCGATCAGCCCCGGGCCACTCAGCCCCGAGTCGCTCAACCCGAGCCACTCAACCCGAGTCGCTCAACCCCGGGCCACCACTCCGGTCACCGGTATCCGGCCGTCGACGGCCTGACGGAAGTTGAGCACCGCGCGCTGCACGTGATCGCCGGTGGAGACCACGACCGCGCCGGTGGTCCCGCGCTCGCGGAAGATACGGTCGGTGAACTGGGCGTTCTGGACGGTGGAGTTGGAGTTCCCCTCCTCCGTGATCCGCCACGGTGCGACGCCGGCGCCGCGGAGCCAGTCGCCCATCGCCCGGGCCTCGGTGCGGCCGTTCTGCGGAACGCCACCGGTCACGATGATGCGGGCGGTGGGGTACTCCTGCGCCAGCCGGAAGCCGGTCCTCAGACGCTCGTCGAGCACCGGTCGGATGCCGCCGTCCGGGAACAGGCCCGCGCCCAGGATGACGATGTCCGTGGTGAACGGGTTGACCGTGAGTACCGCAGGATCGTCGCTCGTGAGAGCCTCCAGCCCTCCGCACACCTGCAGCATGGACGGGTCGACGTTCTGACACCCCAACATGGTGAGGCCGTTGTAGAGCGCGACGCCCGAGGGTATCTCCGCGGAGCCCGCGGATGCGGTGCCGGCCCCTACGCCCAGCGCGAGCGCCGCCGTGGCCGCGACTGCGGCGAGACGGATCTGTGTCCTAGCCACGATAACGTTCCTCTCCCAAACCTTGTGGGCCATTTCGTGACCCGATAGTTATCGGTGGCGACGGTACCGCTGTTACCTGTGAGGCAAGATGGGCAAGAAATTCGCCGGGTAGCCTGATCGGCATGCCCGCAGGATACGACAAATCGACGGCCGTTCGACACCTCTACGTGGCGGACCCCCAGCTCGGGCGGCACATCGACACCGTCGGTCCGTGCACCCTCACGCCCGCCCCCGATATCGGACCGCACACCCTGTTCGACCGCCTGGCCTCCTCGATCCTGTCCCAGCAGCTGTCGGTCAAGGCCGCCGCGACGATCGCCGGCCGGCTCCGGGACCAGGCGGCCGGGCCTCATCATCTCGACCCGGGACGCGTCGCCGCCCTGTCCGACGAGGAACTCCGCGCGTGCGGTATCTCCCGCCCCAAGGTCGCCGCGCTGCGCGACCTGGCCGACGCGGTGGAGACCGGTCGGATCCCCACGCTGGCGGAACTGACCGGACTCGACGACGACGAGGTGGTCACCTCCCTGACCACCGTCCGCGGGGTGGGCCGATGGACAGTGGAGATGCTGCTGATCTTCCTATTGGACAGACCCGACGTGTTCCCCGTGGCTGATGTCGGGGTGCGCCGCGGATTCGAGCGCGTCACGGGGCTCGACGAGACCCCCACCGCCACCCAGATGCTCACCCGCGCCGAGAGCTGGGCCCCGTACCGGTCGGTCGCCTCCTGGTACCTGTGGCGGGCGGTCGACCAGACCGGCCAGGCGGTGCCCGCGCCGCCACCGCGTCCTGTCCGGTAGAACGGACACATGGCAACCACCGCATTCAAGGGAAACCCCGTCACCACGTCCGGCGAGCTCCCCGCCGTCGGCTCGACCGCTCCGGCCTTCGATCTGGTCGGCACCGACCTGGCACCCGTGACCTCCGAGTCACTCTCGGGCAAGAACGTCGTGCTCAACATCTTCCCCAGTGTCGACACGGGCGTCTGCGCTCAGTCGGTCCGCACCTTCAACGAGAAGGCCACCGACCTGGACAACACCGCGGTCGTCAACGTCTCGGCGGATCTCCCGTTCGCGCACAAGCGATTCGCCGCTGACGAGGGCATCGAGAACGCGTCCGCCGGCTCCACCTTCCGCGGCGACTTCGCGTCGGCGTACGGCGTCGAGATGACCGACGGCCCCCTCGCCGGACTGTGCGCCCGCTCGGTCGTCGTGCTCGACGCCGACGGCAAGGTGGTCTACACCCAGCTCGTCGACGAGATCACCACCGAGCCGGACTACGACGCCGCGCTCGCAGCACTCAACTGACACCGGCTCGGGCCTGACACTGCCCAGGCCACCGCAGACGGCAGACAGCGGCCCGCCCCTCCCCGGGGCGGGCCGCTGTCGTTCACACCGTGGCTGCTCAGACGGTGGAACCCACCAGGGAGAAGCGGCGCGTGGCCTCCTCGAGCTGGCCGAACAGCGTGGCGAGCTCATCGGCCCGGCGCTCGGCCGGCTCGACACCCTCCGGGCCGAACTCGGTGAACAGGCTCAGCGAGACCTGCTGGCGGACGCCGAACATGCGGAAGTTGGCGATGATCTGGCGCCAGTGCTCGACCGCGCGCACGCCACCCTCGGCGCCGTACGAGACAAAGGCGACCGGCTTGTCCGCCCACTCGTTGCCGAGCGAGTCGAAGGCGTTCTTGAGGCCGCCGGGGACGCTGTGGTTGTACTCGGGGGTCACAAAGACGAAGGCGTCGTAGGAGTCGATCGTGTCGCTCCAGCGCTGCACCCGCTCGTCCTCGTACTGCTTCTGCGCCGCACCCGGCACGGTGGCCGAGGTGAGCAGTGGGACGTCGAAGGCCTTGAGGTCGACCAGTTCGTAGGTAGCGTCCGGTCGCGACGCCGCCTGCGCCGCGACCCACTCGGCCACGGACTCACCGGTCCGCTCGTCACGGATACTGCCCAGGATGATGCCGATCTTCATTGGTGTTCCCTCTCGTCGGTGGACGTGCTCAGTGCCCCCACCATACTTGGTGATACGACAACTATCTAGCGCCTCCCGTAGACAGTGACCGACGCCACCGCGCACACCCGTCCACGCTCGTCCCGCGTGACCGCCTGCGCGATCCCCCAGCTCCGGCCGTCGTGGAGCGCCTCGGCGCGCACCGTGACCGGGCCGACGAGCGGGATCTGACGCACGTATCGCACGTCGAGCGACGACGAGCTGACCTCCCGCTCGTGCGGGAACACCGCTGAACCGGCCACCTCCGCCACGGCGGCGAAGACCCCTCCGTGCAGGTTGCCCAGCGGATTGGCCAACGCCGGCTCGGGAGCGATCACGGCCTCCACCGCGCGGGTGCCCGCCGGGCCGTCATCGTGGTGCGTCATCGTCAGGCACAGCACCTCGGCCAGCGTTCCCGGCGCCAGCGCGGAAGGCCAGGGCGGCTCGTCGTCATAGTCGTCCGGGTCCACGACCCCGGCGATCTCCATCGACTTGACCAGTCCCGCGGCGACCACTCGGCCGTCATCGTCGAGTACGTCGCCCCGCGTGGTGAGGCAATGACCGTCGTCGCCCAGGTGGTCCGTGCGCACGCCCAACCCGGTCGACCCCTCGCGGGGGCGCGCCAGCAGGTCCAGGCGGAGCTCGGTGGTGACGGTCCACATCCCCTCGGGCCGGTGGCGGTGGTTCTCGGCGCCGAGGCCGGAGTCGACCAACACGGCCAGTCCCCCCGTGGCGAAGCGACCGGACGGGTCCACGAACTGGTCGGCGACCGGCTGATGCCAGCTCACGGTGCCGTCGTCGGCCTGGCTGAAGGTCAGCCCCAGTCGTGGTTCCGGGCCGTGGTGCGTCGATTCCCTCATCTCGCGACGCTAACACGTGTTCCAGTCCTGCTCGACGGGCTCAGGTGGCCGCACAATGGGGTGGTGCCACTAAGAGCAGTGCCCCTAAGAGCTGTGCCCCTGAGCAGCGAGGTTCTCACGACGCCCCGGCGGTGGCCGATCCGCGTGGCCACCACCGTGATCGCCACCGCGATCGTCATGCTGGTGTTGGCCGCCGCTGCGGGAGGCGCGTGGCTGCTGCTGCGCTCGGCGGCGCACAGCGCGATCGACTCCGCCGACCGCACCCGGGCCGTCGACGTGGCGGGGGCGCTGTCCGCCCGTGGACCACAGGCCGCCCTCGAACTGGTCGCCGAGCCGCTGTCCGGTGTCGACCTCGTGAGGATCGTGGGACCCGACGACAGGCTGGTCGCCGCCCAGGTCACCCGGGGACTCGAGGACGTGCCCCCGGTGCCCGCTCCCGAGGCCGGGGAGGTCTCCCGGCACCAGCTGGAGTCGCCCAACGGGGCGGATCTGCGGGTGACGTCGGTGGGCGTGGACGTCGGCGGCGTGACGTTCACCGTCGACGTGGGCACCGACTCCGACCGGTACGACACCGTGCTCGCCGCCGGCGCGATCCTGTTCCTGTCGTTCGTGCCCGTGGCGGGCCTGGCGACGGCGGTGTTCGTCCACTACGCGATGGGGCGGGTGCTGCGGCCCGTCGAGTCGATCCGATCGCGGGTCGCCGAGATCTCCGCCTCCGGACGCGGGGACCGGGTCCCGGTCCCCGAGGCGGAAGACGAGATCGCACGCCTGGCCCGGACGATGAACGCCATGCTCGCCCGCCTCGACGCCGCGCGGACCGCGCAGGTGGCCTTTGTCGGCGACGCCTCGCACGAGCTGCGCAGTCCGCTCTCCACCCTGTCGACCCTGCTGGAGCTGTCCTCGACCTCCGGCACGCCGGTGGACGTGGAGACCGTCGACGAGCTCCTCCTGCCCGAGGTGCAGCGGATGAGGTCGATGGTCGAGGACCTGCTCCTGCTGGCCAAGAACGACGAGCGC
This Dietzia psychralcaliphila DNA region includes the following protein-coding sequences:
- a CDS encoding pirin family protein, which produces MSAIRQVVPLGAQWPGVDPFLFAVHHRDEFPAAEGRTMRPAASLEGRSIGGDFSGKDGWSMYHGSDVPGFPQHPHRGFETVTVVLDGVVDHSDSLGAAARFGHGDTQWLTAGAGISHSEMFPLLNPDGPNTMELFQIWLNLAPEDKAAEPYFDMFWSEDTPVIARGEEGAAARFRVIAGEIDGVRALDPPPHSWAARPENHLAIWIVTLDPGVSTELPAFDPSATRVLYNYGGELTVAAQRLGYDAAVLAPEAVTVTAGTDGAAFLVLQARPIGAPVVQQGPFVGNTREDIVTAMEEYRAGVFGTWHLDRNDPVHAHDETRFARYPDGREKRPVSSR
- a CDS encoding YdcF family protein, producing the protein MARTQIRLAAVAATAALALGVGAGTASAGSAEIPSGVALYNGLTMLGCQNVDPSMLQVCGGLEALTSDDPAVLTVNPFTTDIVILGAGLFPDGGIRPVLDERLRTGFRLAQEYPTARIIVTGGVPQNGRTEARAMGDWLRGAGVAPWRITEEGNSNSTVQNAQFTDRIFRERGTTGAVVVSTGDHVQRAVLNFRQAVDGRIPVTGVVARG
- a CDS encoding DNA-3-methyladenine glycosylase family protein; its protein translation is MPAGYDKSTAVRHLYVADPQLGRHIDTVGPCTLTPAPDIGPHTLFDRLASSILSQQLSVKAAATIAGRLRDQAAGPHHLDPGRVAALSDEELRACGISRPKVAALRDLADAVETGRIPTLAELTGLDDDEVVTSLTTVRGVGRWTVEMLLIFLLDRPDVFPVADVGVRRGFERVTGLDETPTATQMLTRAESWAPYRSVASWYLWRAVDQTGQAVPAPPPRPVR
- the tpx gene encoding thiol peroxidase, with protein sequence MATTAFKGNPVTTSGELPAVGSTAPAFDLVGTDLAPVTSESLSGKNVVLNIFPSVDTGVCAQSVRTFNEKATDLDNTAVVNVSADLPFAHKRFAADEGIENASAGSTFRGDFASAYGVEMTDGPLAGLCARSVVVLDADGKVVYTQLVDEITTEPDYDAALAALN
- a CDS encoding NADPH-dependent FMN reductase, whose protein sequence is MKIGIILGSIRDERTGESVAEWVAAQAASRPDATYELVDLKAFDVPLLTSATVPGAAQKQYEDERVQRWSDTIDSYDAFVFVTPEYNHSVPGGLKNAFDSLGNEWADKPVAFVSYGAEGGVRAVEHWRQIIANFRMFGVRQQVSLSLFTEFGPEGVEPAERRADELATLFGQLEEATRRFSLVGSTV
- a CDS encoding PaaI family thioesterase, whose amino-acid sequence is MRESTHHGPEPRLGLTFSQADDGTVSWHQPVADQFVDPSGRFATGGLAVLVDSGLGAENHRHRPEGMWTVTTELRLDLLARPREGSTGLGVRTDHLGDDGHCLTTRGDVLDDDGRVVAAGLVKSMEIAGVVDPDDYDDEPPWPSALAPGTLAEVLCLTMTHHDDGPAGTRAVEAVIAPEPALANPLGNLHGGVFAAVAEVAGSAVFPHEREVSSSSLDVRYVRQIPLVGPVTVRAEALHDGRSWGIAQAVTRDERGRVCAVASVTVYGRR
- a CDS encoding sensor histidine kinase, which translates into the protein MATTVIATAIVMLVLAAAAGGAWLLLRSAAHSAIDSADRTRAVDVAGALSARGPQAALELVAEPLSGVDLVRIVGPDDRLVAAQVTRGLEDVPPVPAPEAGEVSRHQLESPNGADLRVTSVGVDVGGVTFTVDVGTDSDRYDTVLAAGAILFLSFVPVAGLATAVFVHYAMGRVLRPVESIRSRVAEISASGRGDRVPVPEAEDEIARLARTMNAMLARLDAARTAQVAFVGDASHELRSPLSTLSTLLELSSTSGTPVDVETVDELLLPEVQRMRSMVEDLLLLAKNDERGVPLRREDVDLDDIVLSEVGRLRGLGGLDVTGAVEPARLVGDPDALLRVVRNLVDNARRHARTAVSIGLTVDRPAHGEPRAVITVDDDGEGVPPDQRDTVFDRFARLDADRARGTGGSGLGLAIVAEITRSHGGTVHVSDASSGGARFVVELPVETIGELPDQP